The Ignicoccus islandicus DSM 13165 sequence CACCAACACCGATTTTTCTAAATGCGGTTTGAATAGCTTAAACTGGGGTTAATATCAAATGAAACTGGACGGTATTATACTAGCAGCAGGTAAAGGTACACGTTTAAGACCTATAACTTTTTCGATACCAAAACCACTAATTCCAATAATGGGTCGACCTATAGTTGGTTATGGCATAGAGCAACTCAAGAAACTTGGTATAAAAGAGATAACAATGGTAGTTGGATGGCTCCATGAAGTCTTCGAAGAGGTCTTAGGAAATGGTGAAAGGTTCGGTATTAAAATAAAATATGTACTACAAGAGAAACGCTTAGGTATAGCACATGCAATTAACTTAGCACTTACGGAAGGAGATATTAATAACCCTTTTCTCGTATACTTAGGTGACAACGTCCTTAACGATTCGTGGATAAACAACTTCAAGAACGTGTTTAAAGACTACGACTCTATAATATTCTTAGCTAGAGTTAAGGATCCGAGAAGGTTCGGTGTAGCTATAATTAAGGATGACAGAGTTGTAGGTTTTATTGAAAAACCAAAGGTACCTCCTTCGGACCTAGCTCTAGTTGGTTTATATTACTTTAAGGACCCAGAGGATTTCAGGAAGTGTTACTCGACACTTAAACCGAGCTGGAGAGGAGAATACGAAATCACGGACATCATTAACTGCTATATAAGGAGAGGACTGAACATCGGATACATAGTTATTGACGGATGGTGGAAAGATACTGGGAAACCGGAGGACTTGATTGATGCAATGATGATAATAATGGATAATTACTTGGATCGTAGTCAAATAAAAGGTGAGGTTAACGGTGAAGTTTACGGCCGAGTTATAGTAGAGGAAGGTGCTATTGTAAACGGAAAAGTCTATGGACCTGCATACATAGGTAAAGGCGTATATGTTTCGGAAAATACCGTAATAGAGCATTACGTAGATTTAGAAAAGGATGTGAAAATCGATGGCGGACACGTAACTAGATCTCTTGTACTGGACTCATCCACATTTAAATTAGGGCGTTCTAGGTTAATAGATTCAATAATAGGTCCTTACTCAGATATATCAGTAAGTCACGACCTGCGACTGAAACTTAAGCTTACTGCATCTCAAGAAAGTAAAATATTTATTGACTGAAGTCTTCCGTACGACTACTTTCGATCCACACTGCCACGTTCATTTACACTCACATCAATTCTTGGGTAATGGTCCATGAACGCAAAGACTCTGTTAGTGGTCGTTTCATTATTAATTCTAGCCCTCTCTGAAAACATGGCCTTTGGACCCTCCGAAGTACTACTTAAGGAAATATCCTTCCTCAATGAGACAATTAAACCATGTGGTACGTGGACTACGTGCTCAGTTGCATACGCCAGCGACGTAACTGTTGACATTCAATCTATACTTGCCGGGGCCCTATACCCATTAGATGTCAATCCTCTAAGGTCATATTTAGTGCTTTTTGACAGCGTTATTGATTCAAACAGGGACTTGATATCCCAAATACCCATATTACCTCCTCAGCAGGGCCGAAATGAGCCGGAAGTATTTACGTTTCTACCGGCCCTACTTTTTCTATCATTTGGATATGATTATTCTCAGTCCAAGTTGGTAAGATTATTCGAACAATGGATCCTTGCCAGTTTTTCGAATATTGGTGTAAGATTCTATTCAGATGAAATGCGCTCGTACGTTTACGGTAGTGGAATAAAATACGACTTATTCCCGACGCTACTTTCCTTAACTTTGAGCTTCAAGAGTGCGCAAAGAGATGGTATCTTAAATGGAACTAAATACAAGTCTCTGCTCACTAAGGACTTCTGGAGCGAGTACATACAGTGGATTGAAAACACACCAAGTGAGTCACCATACTACCTAAGGCAACTACCGAGAGGGTTAGCTATACTTGCTGCAATACCATATGAGGAACTTAGAGGGATCTGTGAAAAAGTTGTGAAAACCGATTTTGATAATATATATAGAGAATATGAGAATGGGGAATTAATTTCTAATGAAGATACTAATTACTTGGCAGCCATAGGAATAGCTATTAAGTGGTGCAACGATAAATATAACATTTTCAATTCCCAAAAACTTGAAAAGGTCCTTCAGTGGATCTACCTTTCAATAATACACCTACAAAATGGAGTTTTGACTTATAGTCCGTTAGTATATGGAATTTATGAAATTCTAAATGGAATGAATAGTACTATACGGTTCGTACTAGACCCTCATTCTTCTCTTAAAAATTTTGTAGAAAAGAGAAAAAGAGTGTTAGGGAACCTATCCTCGAGTACTTCAAATGTAACCACTCTGAAGATCTCAAATGAAACATTGATAATATCTACAATAACGTTAGTAACTACCTTAGAGAAAGAAGCAAACGTCACATCTCTATTCTTCACAGATACGGAGAGTCAAGAAACTACAACTGTTTACGAAGTACCTGCCCCTTACCTCTTGTTTACGATGATTCCGATTTTGAGGAGACGTTCATCTCGATCCTAAAGCCAGATTTTTAATAATAAATCAAGAGTTACTTGCCGCCACCTCTTATTCTCATTATTTTGTATACATTAGGTGGTAATATCCAATACTCAACTTCAACTCCGGGCTCAAGCTTACTCTTTATCTCTTCTTCCTCTGGGAGGGGTACTTCGAATGTATCGTAGCTCTCCATATCCATTAGTTGAACACTATCACCGGTTACTGCAAGTACTTGTCCAACCCTCTTTTCTATTATAGGTACCTCGACTCTAGTATCAACCGGTGCTACTAACGTTTTCTTGGAACCACTAAGTAAACTTATGGCAACTACGTTAGCTTTTGCACTACCATGTTTTCCTGTCTTCGCCTTGCTGATAGAGACTATCTTACAAGGTTCACCATCAATCATGATGAAGTTACCAACTTTCAATTCGCCAAGCGTTGCATACGTCTTTGACATGATTGATCACCGATGAGTAGTAGGGACGTGGAATAATTATAAATGAACCTATGATCTCTATTTACTGCGGCACACCCACTTGACGCCATCTCGAAAATAGATGGTGGATGAAAGTGGGGGCTAGATTGGCCTCTGATAGAAACATCAAAGCTTTGTCTGTATTGTAATTAAAGTCAGCTCAAAATTAGTATCGTAATGCTTTAAAAACTAGAAGAAAGGCTTTCGTTTCAATTATGGTTACATATCTACATATAAAAATTGTTTCTGATAGATATTTAGTTTATCCGAAGAGCGCTCCGAGGCCGGCGCTTAGATCCTCTTCAGATACTTCCTTCTTTTCCTCTTCCTCCTCCTCTTTTTGTTCCTCCTTCTCTTGAGTTGTGCTAACTGGTTGCGTAGCTTGTATATTTGAAATCTCTATTCCTAGTTCCTTCGCTAAGTCACCAAGCTGAGATGCTAACGCATAGGCTTGGGCCTGGGCCTTTGACATTAGGTAAGGCGCCGACTCCTTTGTCAACCACGCACTTTCTACAGCTAACTTTAAGGCGTTCTGCATGGCCTTTGTGAGGCTTAGTTCGAGTACCTCTGGAACGGGGTAAGCTATCTCTGCACCAAGTTTCAATGCATTCAGATATGCTTCCATTAGTTCCTTCTTGTAGCTTTCGATGTCAAGTAATAGTTCGGATGCTGGTACCCATCTACCGAGGGACTTTATGTAAGCTCCCTTTAATTTCAATTTAATTTCTACTGGTGTAATACCTAAGGTCATCAATACGCTCACTAACTCGGGTGAGATTACATCGCCCGGTTTGGCTACTACGGTATCCTTCGCAATATGTATAGTTCCGCCTTTTACCATAGTCTTTATCTTCAATTTTCCAAAGGTTGAAAGCATTGGACCGGGCTTCAAACCGGTATCCATTGCTGGAATGACTATTTCGGTCTCCGCAATATCGCCGGGCTTGGGGTAACCTGGTACGGAGAATTTTGATATCTTTAGAGCCACAAGGAAGGGGTTCTCGTCAGTTGCTATGAATAGGTTAGTACCAGTAAGCGCTTCATCCATTTCCTTTGGCAATTCTATGTTCGATTTTTCGAAAGCCTTACGGACAATGTTGTTCTTTAAAGTTCTTATATATTCTAGCTCTTTCCTGTACTTCTTCCTGAATTTGTGAACAACATTCGCTGGTGTCTTAGTTAGATCTACTACAAGGAAAACATCGTGTTTACTTAGTTGCTCTGCCACTTCGTTTAGCATTCTGACTTTCCATTCGGGATATCGTTCTCTAACTTGCGCTCTGGTAAAGCTTTCGACCGCGCTCATGGTTCATCACCTTCTAACTGCTATAAATGGGGGACCCATAGTCGTTTTTATTATAACCTTACTAACTTGATGTTGCGCGTTGGGTAGCTTCCTTTCTAATGCTTGAAGCACAGCATAAGCGTTCTCGGCAAGCTCTTTTACATCCATATCCTTGGTGCCTATTCTACACATCACTTGCGGCTGTTTCCTAATCCTTATGTTCACGGATTTCTTATATTTCTCTATTAGATTTTGAAGAGGTGCATTAGGAGGCACCGGTATAGGAGCCTTTCCTCGTGGACCTAAGGCTGGACCTAATACCTTACCAGCGAGACCCATTAGATCGACCTTTACTAAGACCCAGTCACAAGTACTGGCCAATTTCTTAGCTCGTTTCTTATCCATGTTTTGAAGTTCCTCGCGCGTGATTACATTAACACCTAGTTTCTGGGCAGTTAACGCCATTTCACCATCGGCGACCACGCAAATATTGACATCTTTATGAGGTTGGTATGGTAGTTCAACTACTTCTCTAATTCTTCCCTCTGGACCTTTCAAGTCTATGTCCTTTAGGACCACTATCATTTCAACTGACTCGAGAAAGTTCCTCTTCGGCGATTTTTCTATGGCATCCTTTACAGCAGTTTCAATCCATTCTAACTCGGCACTCACGGTTCTTTTCACCCGTTGTCAGTAACATTAAAGGGTTTAACTAACTGATTCCCACTCTTCTTCATACTTGCTTAATACTTCATCATAAGCTCCTTCATCAGTTAATCGGGTAACTTCTTTTGGATCCTTACCATCTACAGTAAGTCCTATCGCTCTGGCAGTACCTAAAACTGTCTTGACTGCTCCCTTGAGAGTCTTAGCAGTCAGCTCGGGTGCTTTCAGTAGGGCAACTTCTATAACTTGCTCATAGGTTAAGTTACCTACTTTCTGATGTATTGGATCGCCAGATGGTTTGGAAGCTCCCGCTTTCTTCAATAACAAGTCCGTAATGTTTGGTGGAATTATTTCTATTTCATATTCCTTGGTCTCCTCGTCTACGATTACCTTCACTGTCACTTCAAAGCCTTTATATCTCTTTGTCATTTCGTTTATTTTGTTAACAACCTCCTCTACTGGTAATCCCACTGACTCTAAGGCAGGCTTTATTGGGGGTATAGGCTTCGCTTGCCCACCTTCAATCGTAAATGTCAGGGTCTTCTTAGGCATCACGTCTTCACCTCTTCACGGGCTTCACGTAATCCACAGGCACTGTGATTTGGAGGGGGTACGCAGCTTCTAAAATGTTAAGTACAACTTCGTTCTTTGAAGGATCCTTGAATTCAACTCTTGCTTTCATCCCTTTGAATGGACCTGCAACGAGTTCGACTATGTCTCCTACGTCTATGAGTTCTATTACTGGTGTTGGTCTTATTAACTTTACTACTTCGTCAACCTCCATTCTTCTACCTGGCCCTCCTCTCACGTCCCTTATTCCTCTAATGACCTCTAGTACTACGTAGGGTGCGGGCGCTTCAACTAAAACGAATCCTTTTAGACGAGGTGGTACTACAACTGACCTCACATCGAGTCTAGAAGACTTGGCACGACGTTCTATTATTAATGCAACATCTATCTCTCTACCAGTAGTTGTTCGCACAGGATAGAACGGCATGAATATCCCACCTCTATTTAAATAGAAACATGACTGCTGTCGCTTTTATTAGGTACGATAATGTTCCAATCACTGCCATAGACAAGAACACTACTTTAATTATGGCATTGAACTCCTCTGGAGAGGGCTTAGACGCTTTCGCTAATATCGATCTCCATTCATAAATCATTTCTACAATCTTATTAATGTAATAACTAAACGATTTCAGCTTTACATCCATTCTCTAATCACTCCCCATAATTCTTTCCACTAACCATTTAGGATCGAACCTTATCAAATCATCGTAACTTTGGCCTACGCCAAGATACATAACTGGTTTCTTGAGAGTAGCAATAACGCTCAAGGCGGCTCCTCCTTTTGCATCCGCATCGACCTTGGTTAGGATAATTGCGTCAATACCTACAGCTTCATCAAAGAATCTTGCTTGCTCGAGAGCGTCATTACCCGTAAGGGCGTCTAACACTAATATTTTTAAATCGGGGCGTACTACTCTATTTATCTTCCGTAACTCATTCATTAGGTCGGAATCAACGTGCATTCTACCGGCAGTATCTATTAGGACTACGTGAAATCCACGTGCTCGTGCAAACTCTATAGCATCGTATGCAACAGCAGCTGGATCTGTGCCGTAAGGCCTGGTTATTATTGGGACGCCTATCCGTTCAGCATGAACTTTTAACTGCTCAACCGCTCCTGCTCTAAAAGTATCAGCTGCTGCTATTACGGGAGTTACGCCTGTCTTCTTCAATAAATAGGCTATTTTTGCGATAGTCGTTGTCTTGCCAACACCATTAACACCCATTACCATAACTTTGAGTACTTTGTTCTCATTCGCATATCTTTTAGCTATCTCTACTAAGTCGATACTTTCAACAGATAATATACTAAGGAGACTCTCACGTAATGCATTTTCGATGACTTTTTCCTCGCTTTCGCCTCTCCTTATCTTTAGTTTCGCTAATCTACTTTTAAAGTCGTTTATGAGATCTTCGGCGACTTCATAAGCGACGTCAGCTTCAGCTAACGTTAGTACGTATTCCTCAAATATAGGTTCGAGTTTCTTTAGATTTATTTCTTTATACGCAATGGATTCCTTTACCTTAGCGAAAAATCCCTTCTTCTCAACTGTTTCCTTCGGTTTACTTCCGATGTCCTTTCTTTTAGCAATGACTGTTGTTTCTTTCCCCTCCTCGCTTACTGGCTTCGGCTGTTCGATCGGTTCTTCGGTAGAAACTTTGCTACTAACTTCCTTTACTAGACTCTTTAGAGCCTTCTTGAGTTTCCCTAGCACTACTAGATCCCTGAAGTTTTAGCAGCTGTGACTCTATAGAACTTATTTTAGTAAGTACTTCGTTGAGTTTCCCTTCGAGTTCCTTAATTTGTTTTTCTAAAACTGCCTTTATTTCATTGAGTTTTTGTTTAGCTTCGTCAGGTTTCATTGCTACAAAGTAGTTACTCCCAATTGGTACTATAACTTTATTCGTTAACGTACCTTTAACGAATACTGGTCCTAGAGGCACTAAGGCCTCCACGGATTCTCTTAAATTATTAATCTCATCTAGTGCGACGTTTACTTCACTCAAATCAATTCTCTTCTTTTCGATTTCAGAGCCGAGTATTTCGGCAAGTTTCTTTAAGTTTTGGTACTCGTAGACTAAGGCGTAAATTTCTGCTTGTTCATTAGAGCTCATCGCTGTATCACTTCCTCGAGTTATCGATCGACCATCCGAGTTTGTATTTTCTCCAAACTCTTTCGCTATCAAATGAAACCCATTCTTTTAGATGAAGCAGCTGTAGTACCGATAAGTCTTCAATGTCATTTTCGCTAACTTCCCTTACATTTTCTATTTTTATATGATATCGCTTTAGTTTGTGATGACTTCCTAGCTCGGATAATACTCTTTCTATAACATCTCTTTCAGTGATTCCTCTTTTATAGATTGCAAACTTCTGCCATTGAGGATTCTTATCATGGGAAATTAACATTTTACCCTCTATTAGAAAAGTCTTGACTTCACTCACGTTAAATCCCTTATAGCGCAACCACCGTGAGAGTAAATAAGCTACTCACTGATCCTCAATATCGTGTGGAAATACATTGATTAAGAAACGTTTAGTAGTAAAGTGTAGGTCTAACGAAAGCTGCCTGGAGTTACTTAATAAAATAACTGAGAACGTAAGTTCACGTTTCCTAAAGTCAGAGATAAAAGGTAATACGCTACAACTAGAGGTAATCGGACTTCCGTATGAATTAAAAGAAATAAAGTATGACATTGAAATGCTCAAAAAAGAGATTGAAAGTAAACATATAAAGGGTAATAAATACATCAAGCTGCATGAACTAGGCAAACTGTTTCACGGTACTATTTCCATAGAGGTACTCTCAACTGTACTTAAATCGAGAGGTTACTACGTGGAAGTAGATGACGATAAATTATACACTAATGCTCCCATGGATATAATAGAAGAAATAGTAAAGAAGTCAAAAGAGATACAAGAGGACGAGGTAGTTAAATACAAACTATCCAGTGCAGCGAAAAGGGTTGTTATAACATTATCACTGATCACAGATACCCCTCCGAATGAGGTAATAGAATTACTCAAATCCCAAGGATTTCTCGAGCAAGGTTCCTTCAGGTATCAGTTAAAGGAGAATGCTAACGCGGTAATTAATAAACTTATGAAGCTCTTCAAGAGCCCAAAATAGGGGTTTAACGATGTCAAGCTTGAAATTAGATGTTGAATTGATTTCGAAGAGTCCTACAGAGCTTCGCATAAAGATACCTAACGAAGGTCATACGTTAGGTAACTTAATAACTAAATTGGCTTCGAAGAAACCTCATGTTAACATGGCGGTATACTACGTTGAACACCCATTGAAACAAAACCTATTTATAACAATTAGGACCGATGGTCAGATCGATCCTTTAGATGCACTCCTTCAAACAATAGACGAGGCGATTAATTACCTTGAAAAGTTCAAAGAAGAGCTTGAAGAAGGAAAGTAGGGTCGCTGTATGTTGTGGATCCAATCCATACGTTATAGTAGTGGTAAGAGGGGATTCATTCTCTTCAATTTATATAACGGATAATCCATTAGAAATAGCTACATCTAAAGAGTTTAAAGAAGTTATGTTTCACGATGAATCGTGTAAGGAATACTACGGTGAAGGATATATTAAGGCTGAACCGAAGTGGCGACGTCTTGCGTGCCTTTTATTCCTCTTAGCTTCCCTCAGTAAGGGAAACGGTCATCATACCTTCAGATTACCGTCGTTACCTCATAGGGGATGAAGACTCATGGGGTTCTGAACACGATGAAGACACCTGTCTCAACAGACCCCCTTTACTACTTTAGGGATCCGATCCTCTTTAGCTGATCAAATTCTTCTAGTATCTTAATACCGCTACTACTCCCTATTATTGAAGCACCTAAGTCAATGTAAGCAAGTGTTTCTAAGGCACCCTTAATTCCCCCAGAAGCCTTCACGTTGACGTGTGGCGAAATGCTCTTAACTACATACACGTCCTTGAGACTGCTCTTACTAAAGATTCCAGTAGAAGTCTTAAGATAATCAGCACCGGAGGCTTCTACTGCGTGGGTAACAACTTTTAGTTCCTCAATCGATAGAAGAGGAGTTTCCACAATAATCTTTACAGTGCTGAACCCTATATCTCTTGAAATAGATACTACGTACTTTACGTATTCTCTATATTTCGTAGGGTCAAGCTTTATGAGAACAGGCGAGATAGCAACGTCGACCTCATCAGCTCCCAGATCCCAGCTGTTTGAGAGTTCCTTCTCTAGTGCTTGTAGAGGTAGCATTCCCGAAGGAAAGTTTGCTACGGTACATACCCTATTTCTCCATACCTCCTTTACCTTTTGTATATTCATGGGCCATGTGAGTATACATCTGAAGGGGTGCTTTACTGACTCTCGGAGTTCCGTAGAGAATTCCTTGTTATCTAGGGTGAGTATAGTTTGATCTATTCGAGCTGCAAGTTCATCGCGGGTTGTTGCATGAAGTAGTTCTGTGAGCATTCTACGGAAACCTCTGTTCAAGTATACACCTAGTTCATTTTAATTTAAGGAGGTAGTCAGTAGATACCACCCTTTCTTCCTCATGTCCGCAAACGAGACATTTCAATTTCCCGGAACTCTCCTCCAGCCAGAGAGGGTTTCCACAAACTGAACAAGTTGAGTATAACACACCTAGCCGTGGGCCTTTAGCAGTTAAAACGTATGGGGGGCCACTAATTACCTTAAGTTTTACTATGTCACCGGGAGCGTAACCGTCATACAGACTGGAGAGGTATTTCTTCGAAGACGCTTGGGATATGTGTAAAGCTCCAGTTACTATGACGTTCTTAAGTGCGTGCGAAGGTGATTTGGTTACTTTTACTAGAGCAAGTTCGTCCCGCATACTTAGTATGTAACCTATTACACTGCTCTTGGGAGATGGGAGTTCTTGTGCTACGTCTTTTCCCCGAACCTCTATTTGATAATTTAGCATATCTATCTTTACTACTCCAGGTATGCTTGCCCTAATGATACCATTGTCTACGAATGTGCCTTTACCTGGCATGAGTTCCTCTGTTGCTGCTAGAGGTTGGCCGGGCACCACCCATTCGTTATTCTTTACAAAGGGCACTTGATAGTTCCCGACACCGATTTCTAGAAGAAATTTAAATTCATTGAGGTTAGGGCACATTAGTATTCAGAGAAATGAATATACAGATATATACCTCGTCTGGAGCTCGATAGATAAGGGTGAACAATAACAATGAATATACCCAAGCTAATGGCAACGCAACATCCTGACAGCACGATCGTATTCACGGCACAAGACGAAGTAAAGGAAGCGATTGACGACGTCTTGCCACTCGAAAGGGGTGGAAGGGGTTGCGATGAAAAAATGATAGACTATGAGGGTAAAGCAACCCCATACAATCAGATAAGAGCTGTTATAGAAGAAGCGAAATATTACGACATAGTTCCCGGAGAAGATTTCCTAATTACACCCAGAATACCCAACCCTAAGCTCGAAGATAAGGATAGACACCTTTTGACAATAACTGCTGCAATTACAGCTAACATGTACTCACAATTATATTTCAACACAAATGCAGTAAAGTACGTCATATTACCTATGTCAAGTAGTACGCTTGAGGTAGCAGAAGTTCAAAGAAGGATAATAAAGGTCCAAAGGCTAGTCTCAGAGGAGTTCTCCCTAAGAGGTGAAGAGATAGTAAGGTTGATACCTCTATTTGAAAATGCGGAATCGCACATGCACATAGACGAGATAATAGAGGGACTAAGAGTGGCTCTGATAAAGGAGGTTGGACTAGTTGAAAGGAATTTCAGAATATTTGTAGGAAAAAGCGATTCGGCAATAAATAGCGGTCACTTAGCCAGTTCCATCGCAATTAAGATGGCATTATTGAAAATGTGGAAGTGGCAAGAAGACACGATGTTTAGAAGTTACCCAATCGTAGGCATGGGAAAGCCTCCAATGAGAGGACACATGGCGGAATGGGTTAGGTCCGAG is a genomic window containing:
- the ftsY gene encoding signal recognition particle-docking protein FtsY; the encoded protein is MLGKLKKALKSLVKEVSSKVSTEEPIEQPKPVSEEGKETTVIAKRKDIGSKPKETVEKKGFFAKVKESIAYKEINLKKLEPIFEEYVLTLAEADVAYEVAEDLINDFKSRLAKLKIRRGESEEKVIENALRESLLSILSVESIDLVEIAKRYANENKVLKVMVMGVNGVGKTTTIAKIAYLLKKTGVTPVIAAADTFRAGAVEQLKVHAERIGVPIITRPYGTDPAAVAYDAIEFARARGFHVVLIDTAGRMHVDSDLMNELRKINRVVRPDLKILVLDALTGNDALEQARFFDEAVGIDAIILTKVDADAKGGAALSVIATLKKPVMYLGVGQSYDDLIRFDPKWLVERIMGSD
- the rpl18a gene encoding 50S ribosomal protein L18Ae produces the protein MSEVKTFLIEGKMLISHDKNPQWQKFAIYKRGITERDVIERVLSELGSHHKLKRYHIKIENVREVSENDIEDLSVLQLLHLKEWVSFDSERVWRKYKLGWSIDNSRK
- a CDS encoding transcription elongation factor Spt5, with amino-acid sequence MPFYPVRTTTGREIDVALIIERRAKSSRLDVRSVVVPPRLKGFVLVEAPAPYVVLEVIRGIRDVRGGPGRRMEVDEVVKLIRPTPVIELIDVGDIVELVAGPFKGMKARVEFKDPSKNEVVLNILEAAYPLQITVPVDYVKPVKR
- a CDS encoding 50S ribosomal protein L10, with protein sequence MSAVESFTRAQVRERYPEWKVRMLNEVAEQLSKHDVFLVVDLTKTPANVVHKFRKKYRKELEYIRTLKNNIVRKAFEKSNIELPKEMDEALTGTNLFIATDENPFLVALKISKFSVPGYPKPGDIAETEIVIPAMDTGLKPGPMLSTFGKLKIKTMVKGGTIHIAKDTVVAKPGDVISPELVSVLMTLGITPVEIKLKLKGAYIKSLGRWVPASELLLDIESYKKELMEAYLNALKLGAEIAYPVPEVLELSLTKAMQNALKLAVESAWLTKESAPYLMSKAQAQAYALASQLGDLAKELGIEISNIQATQPVSTTQEKEEQKEEEEEEKKEVSEEDLSAGLGALFG
- a CDS encoding translation initiation factor IF-5A, giving the protein MSKTYATLGELKVGNFIMIDGEPCKIVSISKAKTGKHGSAKANVVAISLLSGSKKTLVAPVDTRVEVPIIEKRVGQVLAVTGDSVQLMDMESYDTFEVPLPEEEEIKSKLEPGVEVEYWILPPNVYKIMRIRGGGK
- a CDS encoding RpoL/Rpb11 RNA polymerase subunit family protein — encoded protein: MSSLKLDVELISKSPTELRIKIPNEGHTLGNLITKLASKKPHVNMAVYYVEHPLKQNLFITIRTDGQIDPLDALLQTIDEAINYLEKFKEELEEGK
- the ppcA gene encoding phosphoenolpyruvate carboxylase, with product MNIPKLMATQHPDSTIVFTAQDEVKEAIDDVLPLERGGRGCDEKMIDYEGKATPYNQIRAVIEEAKYYDIVPGEDFLITPRIPNPKLEDKDRHLLTITAAITANMYSQLYFNTNAVKYVILPMSSSTLEVAEVQRRIIKVQRLVSEEFSLRGEEIVRLIPLFENAESHMHIDEIIEGLRVALIKEVGLVERNFRIFVGKSDSAINSGHLASSIAIKMALLKMWKWQEDTMFRSYPIVGMGKPPMRGHMAEWVRSEWVDAWKGYYTATIQSALRFNTERKDYVATVLKIAEGRGQKPDLSQLDLQDSLIRIAWKASEVYTREIDRLAEHILFMSKLVIGTRARLETYRRKAKTGKELPRAIKFCAALYSMGLGPTLIGAKVIEDLAKGNGENLDILLRFLPLLKKDWGYDLHLTDLDVFKKYVDDKTYEYIRRDIETVKEYFGELPTPKELPEEYFKLLHEVKTSIENSDISKAKANIVKLAEIRGFLG
- a CDS encoding exosome complex RNA-binding protein Csl4; this translates as MPFVKNNEWVVPGQPLAATEELMPGKGTFVDNGIIRASIPGVVKIDMLNYQIEVRGKDVAQELPSPKSSVIGYILSMRDELALVKVTKSPSHALKNVIVTGALHISQASSKKYLSSLYDGYAPGDIVKLKVISGPPYVLTAKGPRLGVLYSTCSVCGNPLWLEESSGKLKCLVCGHEEERVVSTDYLLKLK
- the pfdA gene encoding prefoldin subunit alpha; translation: MSSNEQAEIYALVYEYQNLKKLAEILGSEIEKKRIDLSEVNVALDEINNLRESVEALVPLGPVFVKGTLTNKVIVPIGSNYFVAMKPDEAKQKLNEIKAVLEKQIKELEGKLNEVLTKISSIESQLLKLQGSSSARETQEGSKESSKGS
- a CDS encoding 50S ribosomal protein L11 yields the protein MPKKTLTFTIEGGQAKPIPPIKPALESVGLPVEEVVNKINEMTKRYKGFEVTVKVIVDEETKEYEIEIIPPNITDLLLKKAGASKPSGDPIHQKVGNLTYEQVIEVALLKAPELTAKTLKGAVKTVLGTARAIGLTVDGKDPKEVTRLTDEGAYDEVLSKYEEEWESVS
- a CDS encoding protein translocase SEC61 complex subunit gamma, yielding MDVKLKSFSYYINKIVEMIYEWRSILAKASKPSPEEFNAIIKVVFLSMAVIGTLSYLIKATAVMFLFK
- a CDS encoding DUF2067 family protein; this translates as MIKKRLVVKCRSNESCLELLNKITENVSSRFLKSEIKGNTLQLEVIGLPYELKEIKYDIEMLKKEIESKHIKGNKYIKLHELGKLFHGTISIEVLSTVLKSRGYYVEVDDDKLYTNAPMDIIEEIVKKSKEIQEDEVVKYKLSSAAKRVVITLSLITDTPPNEVIELLKSQGFLEQGSFRYQLKENANAVINKLMKLFKSPK
- a CDS encoding glucose-1-phosphate thymidylyltransferase, encoding MKLDGIILAAGKGTRLRPITFSIPKPLIPIMGRPIVGYGIEQLKKLGIKEITMVVGWLHEVFEEVLGNGERFGIKIKYVLQEKRLGIAHAINLALTEGDINNPFLVYLGDNVLNDSWINNFKNVFKDYDSIIFLARVKDPRRFGVAIIKDDRVVGFIEKPKVPPSDLALVGLYYFKDPEDFRKCYSTLKPSWRGEYEITDIINCYIRRGLNIGYIVIDGWWKDTGKPEDLIDAMMIIMDNYLDRSQIKGEVNGEVYGRVIVEEGAIVNGKVYGPAYIGKGVYVSENTVIEHYVDLEKDVKIDGGHVTRSLVLDSSTFKLGRSRLIDSIIGPYSDISVSHDLRLKLKLTASQESKIFID
- a CDS encoding 50S ribosomal protein L1, with the protein product MSAELEWIETAVKDAIEKSPKRNFLESVEMIVVLKDIDLKGPEGRIREVVELPYQPHKDVNICVVADGEMALTAQKLGVNVITREELQNMDKKRAKKLASTCDWVLVKVDLMGLAGKVLGPALGPRGKAPIPVPPNAPLQNLIEKYKKSVNIRIRKQPQVMCRIGTKDMDVKELAENAYAVLQALERKLPNAQHQVSKVIIKTTMGPPFIAVRR